The sequence GGCGGATGAACTGGTAGAGATTGTAATCCTCACCTTCCCGAATGGTCATGGGGACAAGAAGGTTCCCCCATGTCTTGATGCCTCCGGTAAGATAGCGAACATCATCAAAACCATGCTTGACCAGGATCTCTCCAACGTATTTTGCGGAACCCTCCTTGGCACAGACAATGCGCACTGCACGCCCTTTAGGGACTTTGGCAACGCTCTCATCTTCAATTTCCATAAAATCATAATAGGAGACGTTGATCATATCAAAGGAGTAGGGTGATTCAACCTGGAAACGATTGAAATCTTTTTCATTTCGTACATCGAGTACCAGAATGTCTTCTTTATCTGTAAGCCATTGAAAAAGGTCTTTTGCCTGGTAGGAAGAAAGTGTCATGGGGTATTCCTGGATATAAGAGTTAAGAGTATAGTATGTAAAATAGCTATTAATAACAGTAGTGTAATGGGAAAACTTACCATAAAGTACGCATTACCACAAGAAAAGGCTCATCCTATATGAGGTTTTTTTTAGAAAATGAGTTCATCGAAGTAGGTGATGGATGCATAGTCTGGGGAAAATTTGACTGGAATGCGTGAGCTGGGACGGGCTACGAAAATGGGGAATCCGATTCCGTATTGACTGGCGGAATGCAGTACTTTTGCTGTGTCATCGGCCAGGAGAGTGCTACTTTTACTGAAGCCAAGGTGATCCTCCAGTTTTTGCCAGAATTCAGGCTGTTCTTTGGCATAGCCTATTTCTTCTGCGCAAACGATTTGATCAAAATGTGATCCCAGTGCGGTTTTCTCCATCTTGATATGCAGCGTTTTTGAATGAGCATTGGTGACGAGATAGATTGTTTTGCCAATCTTCCGAGTGTAGTCTAGAAAATCTGTAACATAGGGATGAACCTTGATAAGGTGGTCGACCTTGCATTTCAGCTCAGGAATATCAAGGTCAAGCTGTTCAGACCAATAATCAAGGTCACACCATTGCAGGGTGCTTTCCACCTTCTGATATCGCTGAAGAAGGACTTTTCTGGCTTCCTCCTCGGAAAGGCTGTTGTTTTTTGCAAAGATCTTCGGGATATATTCTTCCCAGAAATGATCATCAAAATATTTGTCCAGCAGGGTTCCATCCATATCAAGAAGGACGGTATCTATCTGAGACCAGGAGAAACTCGGGTGTATCTGCACATGTGTCATATGAATCTCTTTTATTGTGTCAGTCCATTCAGTTCCGTTAATATATGTCGTAACACAGTAAACAGTCGTTCCGATGAGTCAATGCTGGCCGGGATAATTAACCTTCCATCGGGAGTGAGTCTTCGTGGAGGGGCCTTTCTCTTTTTACTGCCATTTTGGAGGTAGGCAAGAAGATTTCTGGGATCGAGAGGGGTGTTTTCTGTGAATGAGAACACAAAGGTATCCTTCCCCTTCTCGAGTTTACTGACCCCTAGCAGTGCCAGTTCTTTTTTGAGTGCGACAATCTTAAAAAGATTATGTGTTTCTTCGGGAACCGGCCCATAACGGTCGTCAAGTTCCTCAAGCAGATCCTCATACATGCAGGTTTCGGCCATCGAGAGTGCAGAAATACGGCGATAGGCGACGTAGCGCTGGCTGATGTCCGGGATGTAGGTCTCGGGTATATAGGCGGATATCTGAAGGTTGATTTCTGCCTCTACCGTGTCATCTGAAATAGCGGTATCGCCGCCAGCTGCTGCTCGAGCCTTCATGTCAGCGACGGTTTTCTGCAGAAGGTCAAGATAGAGATCATAGCCTATGGCCGTTATGTGCCCGGATTGGGACACCCCGAGCAGATTGCCGCCTCCACGGATCTGCAGGTCACTCATGGCAAGTTTAAACCCGCCACCAAGCTCATTAGATTCCATCAGGGCCCGTAGTCTGTCTTTCGAGTCTTTGCTCAAATTATCCAGTGATGGAACGAGTAAATAGGCAAAAGCCTGGGAAGATGACCTGCCAACCCGGCCGCGTAACTGGTAAATTTCGGCAAGGCCAAGGGTGTCTGCACGGTTGATAATCATGGTGTTTGCAGATGGTATATCCAGGCCTGATTCGATAATTGTTGTCGCCACCAGAACATCGATCTCGCGGTTTACAAATCTTACCATAATTTCTTCAAGTTCTTTGCCGTTCATCTGGCCATGTGCCACAGCAATACGGGCCTCGGGGACAAGTTCCTGCACCTTGCTTGCCATCCTGTAAATGGATTTCACCCGGTTGTGAACAAAAAAGACCTGGCCTCCACGGCGTAGCTCTTTCAAGACAGCCTCTTTGATAACCAGGTCGTCATAGCGTGCGACAAAGGTTTTTACGGGCCTTCTATGTTCTGGCGGACTTGAAATGACAGAGAGATCACGGATGGAGAGGAGTGACATCTGCAACGTTCTTGGAATAGGTGTGGCTGTGAGGGTGAGGATATCCACCTCGGATTTTATTCGCTTGATCTTCTCCTTATGGCTAACACCAAAGCGGTGTTCTTCATCAATGATAAGGAGACCAAGTTCCCGATAGCTGACATCCTTGGAGAGGAGCCGATGGGTTCCTATGATAATATCAATCTCACCGGTTGCAAGTTCCTTAATGATCCGTTTCTGTTGAGCCGCAGTACGAAAGCGGTTAATACATTCCACTGTAACCGGAAACC comes from Desulfocapsa sulfexigens DSM 10523 and encodes:
- the yrfG gene encoding GMP/IMP nucleotidase, yielding MTHVQIHPSFSWSQIDTVLLDMDGTLLDKYFDDHFWEEYIPKIFAKNNSLSEEEARKVLLQRYQKVESTLQWCDLDYWSEQLDLDIPELKCKVDHLIKVHPYVTDFLDYTRKIGKTIYLVTNAHSKTLHIKMEKTALGSHFDQIVCAEEIGYAKEQPEFWQKLEDHLGFSKSSTLLADDTAKVLHSASQYGIGFPIFVARPSSRIPVKFSPDYASITYFDELIF